The Desulfovibrio sp. TomC genome contains the following window.
GACACGGCCCAGATTGCCTGTCCCAACCCAGGCGAGGACTATTACGGCCAGGATGGCAATTACAGGGCCGGCTTGCCAATGTCCTACACGGTACCCGTGGATGGTATTGTCAGAGATAATGTGACTGGCCTGTTGTGGGATAGATATCCTTACACGACGAAATTGATTTATTCGGATTTGGCAGCCTATTGCGCTGATAGTTCGCTTGGAACGTATGACGATTGGCGCTTGCCGAATCAGGAAGAATTGATTTCAATTATAAGTCTTGCTACGTCTGAACCGGCATGGAATAATATTTTTAGTGGATCGTTTAGTGCCGGATATATGGGGTCGACAGTTTTTATTGATGACAACACGCAGCACTGGGGAATAAACTACCAGTATTGGTTTTCAGATCATGATTCGGATTCCAAAGTGAGCTATACACGTTGCGTCAGGGGGGATAGCGCGACAAAAAATTTTATTTCTAACGATGATGGAACAGTAACGGATAACAGTACAGGTCTTGTGTGGGAAAGCCATGGGAGCACGACAAAATTGTCGTGGAAGGATGCCTTGTCGTATTGCGAATCGAAACAGGCTGCGGGAAGTGGAGGATGGAGACTGCCGAATTTCAAAGAACTGATGTCCATAATAGATTATACAAATTCGAATCCGGCGATATATTCTGCTTTTACAGCGGAATCAGATGCGTATTGGACGAGTTCAACACGTCATGGGCATCCGAATAATGGCATCTATGTCGATTTCAAAACCGGCTATACCAGTTACTATTTCAGCAAATCCTACACGTCTTACGCCCGTTGCGTGCGCGGCGGCACGATCGCCGTGGTGGTCGCCGTCCTGGACAATGCGCCGTCCTCGCCCACGGTGTCTCGGTCGGCGACGATCACCGTCGGCGGCACGGGGGTGGTGGCCTACAAATACCGCCTTGACGCTGGCGACTGGAGTGAGCAGGCTTCGATCACGACTGCGATTTCCCTGGCAGGCCTTTCGTTGGGCACGCATACCCTGGCGGTCCTCGGGGAGGACGGCAACGGGAACTGGCAGGACGCCGTCTCGCCGACCACGACGTCCTGGACCGTCATCGCGGTCAATTCGTCCCCCCTCGGTCTGTTGCTGCTTGGCCCGTAACCAGTCGACGCGAACGGCCGCAAGAAAGTGCGGTCGCAAGACTTGCCAAGCACCATGAAAGGCGTTACTTGATTCTGCTTTCCCGGAAGGGATACTCTCAAGGAGCCAGGCTATGAAAAAAGATATCCATCCCAAGACGTTTAAAGCCACGATTCGCTGCCACTGCGGCTTCGAGGCCCAGGCCATGTCCACCAAGGGCGAACTGGTCCAGGTCGAAGTCTGCTCCAACTGCCATCCGTTTTATACCGG
Protein-coding sequences here:
- a CDS encoding Lcl C-terminal domain-containing protein, producing MVVFISPFSGNVAWRIMGTLLACLCLVGAGSGQAAAYALSATGQTLCYSDTAQIACPNPGEDYYGQDGNYRAGLPMSYTVPVDGIVRDNVTGLLWDRYPYTTKLIYSDLAAYCADSSLGTYDDWRLPNQEELISIISLATSEPAWNNIFSGSFSAGYMGSTVFIDDNTQHWGINYQYWFSDHDSDSKVSYTRCVRGDSATKNFISNDDGTVTDNSTGLVWESHGSTTKLSWKDALSYCESKQAAGSGGWRLPNFKELMSIIDYTNSNPAIYSAFTAESDAYWTSSTRHGHPNNGIYVDFKTGYTSYYFSKSYTSYARCVRGGTIAVVVAVLDNAPSSPTVSRSATITVGGTGVVAYKYRLDAGDWSEQASITTAISLAGLSLGTHTLAVLGEDGNGNWQDAVSPTTTSWTVIAVNSSPLGLLLLGP
- the rpmE gene encoding 50S ribosomal protein L31, giving the protein MKKDIHPKTFKATIRCHCGFEAQAMSTKGELVQVEVCSNCHPFYTGKQRFLDTAGRIDRFRKKYAKFEPKA